The nucleotide sequence GGCTAACAAAATTATTAAAAAGTTTTCTCCAGATATAGTTATTGGAACAGGTGGATTTGTCAGTTTTCCTACTTTATATGCTGCAAAAAAAAATAAAATACCTATCTTGATTCAAGAACAGAATTCTTTTCCTGGATTGACCAATAGAATATTTTCTCGTTATGCAAATAAAATATGCATTGCTTATGAACAAGCAAAAAAGTACTTTCCAAAGGAAAAAACGGTTGTAACCGGAAATCCAGTAAGATCTGAAATATTACAACAATTACCTAGTAAAGAAAAAGCTTGTATTCATTTAGGATTAAAAAGAACAAAACCTATTATTTTATCTATAGGAGGAAGTCAAGGATCCAATAGTATGAATAAGGCTTGGATAAAAGGATTAAAAAAGATAATAGAATGGGATATGCAACTGATTTGGCAGGTAGGAAAATTAGATTTTCATAAAATCAAAAAAGATAAAATATCTCATCATTCTAATATTATTTTTATGGAATTTATTGAAAATATACCAGTATATTATGCAGCGGCAGACATCATAGTATCTAGAGCTGGAGCTTTAACTATATCAGAAATATGTTTAGTAGGAAAACCATATATATTGATTCCTTTTCCTGGGTCCTCAAATGATCATCAAAATAAAAATGCGAAAATATTAGAAGAAAAAAAAGCGGCTTTAATTATAAAAAATGAGGAAATAGAGCAAAAACTAGTGAATTCTGTTATACAATTAGTGAATGATCACAACATGAAAGAAAAAATGACAAGAAACATATTAAAATTAGGAAAACCTCAAGCAACAAACGATATTATAAACGAGATTTTACAAATTATTTTATGAATTTAAACAAAATTGATTCTTTTTATTTTATAGGAATAGGAGGAATAGGGATGAGTTCCTTAGCTAGATATTTTAACACTATGGGGAAAACTGTTTATGGTCATGATAAGAATAAAACTTTTTTGACAAAAGAATTAGAAAAAGAAGGAATATCCATCAATTATCATGATAGTATTGAAACATTACCCAAGTGGGTGTTATCTCAACAATGTTTGATTGTATACACTTCAGCTATTCCTAGTCATCATAAACAATGGATGTATTTAATAAAATATGGAAAAAATATAAAAAAACGCTCTCAAGTATTATCTTTAATTACAGAAAACGCTATTTGCATAGCCATAGGAGGAACACATGGAAAAACAACGACTTGTACCTTATTAGGACATATTTTATATAGTGTAGGAATGAATGTCACTGCTTTTTTAGGAGGAATATCTGAAAATTATCAATCGAATTTAATATTGAATAGAATATTGAATAGAAAAAAAATTTTTTTGGTAGAAGCCGATGAATTTGACCATTCTTTTTTATACTTATCTCCTAATATAGCATGTTTGACCTCTTTAGACCAAGACCATGTTGATACTTATCCCAAAAAAGAATCTTTGAAAAAAGCTTATATAACTTTTTCAAAAAGAGTAAAAAAACCATATAAAAAAATCTTTCTTTGTAAAGAAGAATCTTTTCTATCTAATCACGCTATATATTATTCTGTATTGAAAAAAGAAAATTATTATTCCAATCATCTTTATATGAAAGAAAATAAATGGTATTTTGATTTTCATACTCCTATCAAAACATGGAAATCTTTACCTTTGCCCATTCCAGGTAAACATAATTTAAAAAACATTACTGCCGCATTATCTATATCTGATTATTTAAAAATTCCTGAAGAAAAAATTAGGAAAGCTTTATTTTTATTTAAAGGGATTAAAAGAAGATATTCTATTCATTATCAATCTTCAAAAAAAATATATATAGATGATTATGCACATCATCCTACAGAAATCAATGCTTTAATCGATACTGTAAGAGAATGTTTTCCAAACAAAAAAATATTGGGGATTTTTCAACCTCATTTATTTAGTAGAACTCAATTTTTTGAAGAATCTTTTGCGAAAAGTTTAGAACGTCTTGATACTTTAATATTATTAGATATTTATCCAGCTAGAGAATTCCCCATAAATGGGATTAATTCTAGTAATTTATTAAAAAAAATTAAAATGAACTCTAAAGAAATATCTACTATGCCCCAAGTTTTAGAAAAGGTTAAAAAAAAATGTTTTGATATTATTATGACAATAGGCGCTGGAGATATAGATACCTTAATTATTCCTATCAAAGAATGGTTGTGTAAACGATATGGAAAAATAAATGAAAAATAATAAAACATTCTTGATTTTATTGTTATATATAATTTGTATGATTCCGTTTTTTTATTTTTCTCAAAAAACACATAAAAATAGAATTGTAAAAAAATTTAATATTGTTATTGATCCCTTATCTGAAAATCATTTTATAAATGAAGAAATTGTTAAAAAGATTCTGTTTTATAAAACAGAAGAAATTGAAAAAAAAATTGGTCAATTATGTATATTGATAATGGAAAAAAAATTAAATAATTATCCTTTTATAAAAAAATCTGAAGTGTTTCTTAGTGTGGATGGGACTCTAAACATTAGAATTTTGCAAAAAGAACCCATATTAAGAATCAAGAATGGAAATAAAGAATATTATCTTACCAAAGATGCGGAAAATTTAGAACTTTCTTCTTTTTTTTCACCAAAAGTTATATTGGCAAAAGGAGCATTTTCAAAAGAAGAAAAAAAATATTTAACAAATTTAATAAAATTTATAAATTCTGATGAGTTATTGAAAAACCAAATTATTAGCATAAAAAAAAATAACGAAAATTCATTTATTTTAATACCCAAAATCGGAAATCATCATATTATATTAGGAAATATAAAGGATTTTAAAAATAAATTGAATAAATTAAAAGCATTTTATAAGCAGTACCTAAATAAAATAGATATTGATCAATACAAAAGGATTGATTTGCAATATAAAGACCAAGTAGTCGCAAAAAAAAGATAAGTCTATGGAATATCAAGATGTAGCTATCGGTCTTGATGTGGGAACCACGAAGATTGTAGCTATGGTAGGAAGGAGAAATGAATATAATAAGATTGAGATCTTAGGCATAGGTAGATCTAAAAGTGTAGGTGTGCATAGAGGGGTTGTAAATAATATAACTCAAACAATTGAGGCTATTCGTGAAGCAGTATCGGAGGCGGAGCATAGTTCTGGGTTAAAAGTAAAAGAAGTTATTGTTGGAATAGCTGGACAACATATTAGAAGTTTACAACATAATGATTATATTACTAGATCAGATTTTGAAAATGTCATCAGTCAAAAAGATATACAAAAATTAATAGATCAAGTTCATAAAATGGTGATGCAACCAGGAGAAGAAATTATTCATGTACTTCCACAAGAATATAAAGTTGATAGTCAAGCAGAAATAGGAGAACCTATAGGAATGTATGGAAGTCGTTTAGAAGCAAACTTTCATGTAGTAGTAGGACAAATCTCTTCTATACGAAATATTGGAAGATGTGTTAAAGCTGCAGGATTGAATTTAGCTGATATGACTTTAGAACCTTTAGCTTCTGCTGAAGCTGTATTAAGTACAGAAGAAAGAGAAGCAGGAGTGGCTTTAGTAGATATAGGAGGGGGGACTACAGATATTGCTATCTTTAAAGATAACATTATTCGTCATACTGCCGTTATCCCTTTTGGAGGGAATGTCATAACTGAAAATATAAAAACAGATTGTCTGATTATTGAACGGCAAGCAGAATTATTGAAAATAAAATTTGGATCTGCATGGCCAGGAGAAAACAAGGAGACAGAAATTGTTTGTATCCCTGGATTAAGAGGTCGTGACCCTAAAGAAATTTCTTTAAAACACCTTTCCCAAATTATTCATCTACGAGTATGTGAAATTTTGGAACAAGTAAATGTGGAAATCAAAAATTATGGAAATGAAGAGCAAAAGAAAAGACTTATTGCAGGATTAGTTATGACAGGGGGGGGGGCTCAACTTCAACATATCCGTCCGTTAACAGAATATATTACGGGGATGGATGTTCGTATAGGTTATTCTAATGAACATATTGCAGGAGGAGAAAATGGTATTATAAATAATCCAGAATACGCTACGTCTATAGGATTAGTAATAAAAGGACTTAATGATAAAAAAAAATATCTTTGTAAAAACCCAGATATGGGACATAGATATGATGAAAATTCTGAGTTTATTTCTACAAAATTTTATAATAAAAATCGTAGATTAAGTTATAATTATGATGAAGATCATAAAAATAAAAAAAATAAAAAAAAATCAAAATCTTTTCTTGAAATTTGGGCAGATAAGTTCCGTCAAATATTGAATGATACAGAATAATAAATCATGAAATGAAAAAAGAAGATTTTATAAAAAAAGAAAACACTCAATTGGAATTGAAAAAAAATCGTTCAGCTTCCATAAAAGTAATCGGAGTCGGAGGAGGAGGAAGTAATGCTTTAAGTCATATGTTTGAACAAGGAATTACTGGCGTAGATTTTATAGCGTGTAATACAGATGCACAAGCATTAAATAATAATCCAGTTCCTATAAAAATTCAATTAGGTGCTTCTATTACAGAAGGACTTGGTGCTGGAGCAGATCCAGAAGTAGGAGAAAAAGCTGCATTAGAAAGTTTGGAGGAAATAAAAAGTATTTTAGATTCTAACACAAAAATGACTTTTATTACAGCAGGAATGGGTGGAGGTACGGGAACTGGTGCAGCTCCAATTATTGCAGGAATTTCTAAAGAGAAGGGAATTTTAACTGTAGGTATCGTTACAATTCCATTTCATTTTGAAGGAAAAATGAGACTACAACAAGCTCAAAAAGGAATAGAAGCATTAAGAAAAAATGTAGATTCTCTCATTGTTATTAATAATGATAAATTGAGAGAATTATATGGAAATTTAGGATTTAAAGCTGGTTTTGCAAAAGCAGATGAAGTTTTAACTACTGCAGCTAAGGGGATTGCTGAAGTCATTACTCATCATTATAAACAAAATATAGATTTAAGAGATACAAGAACTGTTCTAAAAGAAAGTGGAACAGCTGTTATGGGATCTTCCATTGCTGTTGGAGAGAATCGAGCGAAGGAAGCTGTAGTGCAAGCTTTAGATTCTCCATTATTGAATGATAATAAAATTACAGGAGCCAAGAATGTTCTTCTTCTTATCGTTTCAGGAAAAATAGAAATTACTATAGATGAAATAGGAATTATTAGTGATTATATTCAAACTGAAGCAGGAAATAACGCCAATATTATTATGGGGATAGGAGAAGACGATAGCTTGGAAGAAGCAATTTCCGTAACTATAGTAGCTACGGGCTTTCCTACGGAAATACAGCGTGCGATTAATCACGAAGAGAAAAAAATATTTCATAGGTTAGAAGAACCTTATGAACAAAGGTTAAACAAAATAGAAGAAATCCATTCTTACTCTAAACGAATTGATCCTTATTTTTCAAAAATAGATTCAAGTCATTTAGATTATAAAAGTAAAAAAAATGACTTTTCATCGAATCAAAAACAAAATATTTTTGATCAGTCTATAAATTCAAATTTTTTTATAGAAAAAAAACATAAAAAATATATGCTAGAAGATAATTTTGATCTTCCTATCTCATACAATGAAAATGAAAAAATATTAAAAAAACGTATTCGTAAAAAAGAAAATAATACAAATCAAGAGTAGAATTGATGACTCTTAATATCCCCAAAGGGACCAGAGATTTTTCATCCATTGAGATGAATAAGCGAAATTATTTAATTCAAACGATTCGAAAACAATTTGAACTTTTTGGTTTCAATCCAATAGAAACTCCTTCTATTGAAAATATTTATACTCTTATTGGAAAATATGGAGAAGAAGGAGATTCCTTAATATTTAAATTATTACATTCAGGTAATTTTTTTAAAAAAAATTTTTTAGATTTTTTAAAAGAAATTAAGAATGATAAAAAAACAGTGAACATTTCAAAATATTTTATTGAAAAAATATCGAATAAAGCTCTTAGATATGATTTAACGATTCCTTTTGTTCGTTATGTAGTGATGCATAAAAATGAAATCGTTTTCCCTTTTAAAAGATATCAGATACAACCTGTATGGCGCGCAGACAAACCTCAAAAAGGAAGATTTAGAGAATTTTATCAATGTGATGCAGATATAATGTCATTTTCTTCTTCTTTATGGGAAGAAATAGAATTAATTCAACTTTGTGACGAAATTTTTACTAAATTGAATTTTCCTATTATTCTTTACATTAATCATAGAGATATATTAAGAGGATTAGTTGAAATGGCTGGAATAAAAGATCATTTATGGAAAGACTTTACTACATCTTTAGATAAATGGAATAAAATTGGACGAGATTTAGTAAAAAAAGAAATGCTTCACAAAGGAATTTCATCTCAATCATTTGATAAAGTGGCGTATTTTATCGATATAAAAGAAAATTTCGATAATAAAGAAAAACATTTGACTGTCGCCTTACAAAATTCTGAAAAAGGAAAAAAAGGCCTACGAGATTTAAATTTTATTTATAACAATATAAAAAATATTTCTTTACAAAAGACAAAATTGGAATGGAACCTTTCTTTATCCAGAGGGATGAATTATTATACAGGTACAATATTAGAAATTGTTCCATTCAACAATAGAAATTCTATTTCTATTGGAGGAGGAGGTAGATATGATCAATTAGCTAATTCATTTGGAATGAACAATACTTATGGAGTTGGAGTTTCTTTGGGTTTGGATCGAATTTATTTAGAAATGGAGAGCGAAAATTTATTTCAAACAGTTTACAATTATCCTTCAAAAGTTTTGTTTATTCATTTTGGAAATGAAGAGGTTTTGTATGCATACAAAATAATCAAATTTTTGAGAAAAAAAGGAATTTCTACTCAGTTATATCCTAATGCAGATAAAATAGGAAAACAATTTAGATATGCTAATGATAACAATATTCCGTTTGCTATTAGCATAGGGAAAAATGAAATCAATAAAAACAAAATTAAAATGAAAGATCTTCAAAAAAAAACAGAAAAAGAATACGATAACATTAACGATGTTGTGGAATCAATTAACGAAAAACGAAAAAATTATGAATAAATTTGATTAAGTGCTCTTTTTTTCCAAATCAAAAATCCCATTATAGACAATAGGACAAGAAAAAAAAATAAAATCCCTGTCAATACAAAACCCTTAAAAAAATAAAGAGGAACGGAGATTACATTTCCTACCATCCAAAATATCCAATTTTCTACTTTTTTCATGGCCATTTGATACATACCAGAAAAATAAATTCCCGTTGTCAGTACATCTATCCAATCAGAATGAGATTTAAGTTTTCCATAAAAAAGATAAACCATTACACTAAAAACACAAGTGAATAAAAATAAAATAAAAGTATATAAATAATCTCTTTTATTACAAAAAGTAATAGGGATTTCTTTATTATTATCCTTTTTATATATCCATGTATACCATCCATAAAAGCTCATTAACGTGTAATACAAGTTTATAATAAAATCTCCATAAAGAGAAATTTCAAAAGTTAAATAACTATATATAATAGTGCTGATTATACCTATTGGATATACCCATACATTATTTTTTTGAGCAAAAAAAACACTAGATATTGTAAATACTACAGCCGTAAATTCTAAAATTGTGTGAGAATAACTATTATGATAATAGGGAGATAAAAGAATATCTATCCAATCATTCATTTTCACATTCACATTTATTTGTCTATAATATAAACTAAGTAATGTTTTTCTATTTTTCTATAGAAAGCAGAAAATCGTTTACTATAGGAATTTTTTATAATCCAACATGATACACAAGAATCCTTTTTAATAGAAAAAGGAGAAACTTTATAATGATCTAAAAAACTATAAAAAATACCACCTTCTAGTTTATATAAACTTTCTTTAATTCCCCATATAATATACAAATAATCTTCTTCATAATTTGGATGAATAAAAATGGATTCATCATCCCGAATAAATTTTTTTTTTATTTTCATTATTTTTTTATCTTCTCGTAATTTTTCTATGTCTATTCCTATCTGATAAGAACTTATAGCTACGGCAATCTTTTCAAAAGAATGACTTAAAGAAATATATTTTTCTTCAGGAAAAAGAAAAGGTTTTCTTTTTTTATTATAAAAAATATTCATTTTTATCCCCATATATCTCAAAGCATAACGGATCCCTAAAAATTCTATTTTTCGTTTTTTTGACAGGGATAAAAAAAACATCTTTTCTTTATCTGAAAGAAAAAGTTTTTTTAAAAACATAGTTTCTAAAAAAAGAAAATGTTTCCATCTAAAAACCATGATTATTGTATGATAGTAATAGGTGTATAAATTCATTCTATTTTTTTTATAGTATATTTCAATCTAACTATTTTTTTGTACTATTGTGAATGTGAAATAGTATATATATTATATGTTATGTATGTATGAAAAAAAAAATTGAAAAAGCATTAAAAAATGTTATTATTATTGATAATAAAAATATTATAGAATCTGGTTGGGTAAAAAAAATAGATTTATTAGATAATGAAATTAAGATCTACTTGAGTTTATCCAATCCTGCTATGCATATAAAAAACAAACTTATAAAAGATATCACCCATTCTATAAAAAATCAAAATATTTCAGATACAATAAGTATAAAAATAGAAATAAAATCAGATACAAATACAAAGACAAAATCTATAATAAAAAATATAATAGCTGTCGCTTCTGGAAAAGGGGGAGTAGGAAAATCTACAATCGCAACAAATATTGCTGTTACTTTAGTAAAAATGGGTTTTCATGTAGGATTATTGGATGCTGATATTTATGGGCCTTCTATTCCATTAATGTTTAATATTGAAAATAAATCTGTGAATTTTCAATATAAAAATGGAATTATGAATCCTGTTACTAGTTATGGTGTTAAAATTCTATCCATAGGTTTTTTTTCAAAATATGGACAGGCTATTGTTTGGAGGGGGCCCATGGTAACTAAAGTTTTAAGACAATTTATGCACGAAACTAATTGGGGGAAATTAGATTTTTTAATTGTAGATTTACCACCAGGAACAGGGGATATTCATTTATCTCTTTTACAAGAGATTCCATTAAAAGGAATTGTTATAGTAAGTACATCTCAGAAAATAGCTTTATCGGATGTAAATCGGTCTGTAGGAATGTTTCGTATTGAATCTATTTATGTCCCCATACTTGGAATTATAGAAAATATGTCTTATGTTTTATCAAAAAAAGAAAAATGCTATTTTTTTGGAAAGAATGGAGTGAAAGATTTTTCTAAAAAAATGAATATTTTTTTTCTGGGAGAAATTCCCATGTTACAAAAAATACGAGAATATTCAGATTTAGGAACACCTGTTGTATTAGAAAATGAGGAAACTAGAAATATATTTATGAATATTACGAAAAATATTATAAATAAATTGCACGGAATTACTTAACAAAGTTTGATAAATTCTTTTATTATTAATATTAGGAGAGATATAGATTTTTCTGTTTCTTGATAAAGTAGATTATTTTCTTTAGTTTGTTCATATAACCCCATAATAATGGATATAGAAAAGACTCGTAAATTCATGCATCTGGCTGTGATAACATCTGTAATCATATTCATACCTACACTATCCCCCCCCATAGATCGTATCATTGCATATTCGGCATGTGTTTTATAATTAGGATAAGGATAAGCAACATATACTCCTTTCTGAATAATAATGTTATGATTCATAGCAATATTTTCTGCAATTTCTATCATTTTTTTATCATATGGCTCTGTGATTTCAAAACATCTATTTTTTATAAATTCTTTTATATTAGGATTTTCAGGAAAAAAATTAATATGATCTTTAACTAACATAACATCTCCCATTTTATAGTTTGGATTTACTCCACCAGAAAGATTAATTAATATTAATTTATCTATTCCTATGTTTTTACACAATTGTACAATAATGAAATTGTTTATTCTATTTTCTTCATAAAAATGCTCTATTAAAAGGACTACATTCTTATCTCCTATTTTCCCGAATAAAAATTTTCCATATAAGTTTTTTTTTGAAAAAAGAGGAATTTCTTCATAAAAAATGCATATAGGATTTTTGATCTCCTCTATCAATTTATCGAATTGATCTCCTAATAATAAAATACCAAAATCAGGCTTTTCTTTGATTTTATTTTGTATGTATTGTTTTGATTTTTCTAAAGTTATAGTCATTGACATAAATTCAAGTTTTTATCAAATTATACGAACGAACACAACAAAGGTAAATTGTTTCATTATTATTATTTGATTGATTTTTATTTATGGTATGACATTTACTTCTCTTGACAAAAGGATTCCAAACTTTTTTTTTATGTTTTTCATTATTTTTTCAGAAAAAGAATATATCTCCATTCCAGAGGCTTTCCCATAGTTTACTAAAATGATAGGTTTTTTTTCATATATTCCTACATTTCCAATTTTTTTTCCTTTCCATCCTATATTTTCAATTAATGAATTAGCAGATAGTTTTATTTTTTGATTAGATATACTATATCCTGTAATATCTGGATATTGATATTTAAGTTTTTTAAAATCTAACACCCCTATTATAGGATTTGTGAAAAAACTACCAGCATTTCCAATTTTTTTTGGATTTGGAAGTTTTTTTTGTCTAATATTAAAAATAGCCTGAATTAAATCGTTAATAGTAGGTGTTTTCACATTTATATTTTCTAATTCTTTTTGAATTTCTACATAAGATGTATTTAATTGTTTATATTTTTTTCTTAAAATAAAAAAAACAGATAAAATCAGAAATTTATTTCTGTAATAAGGATGCTTAAAACAAGAATAACGATATGTTAATTGACATTCTTTACGTGTAAACTCTCTTATTTTTCTATTATCTATTTCATATGCTTGTACTTTAATTAAAGTATCTTTTACTTCAGTTCCATATGCCCCGATGTTTTGAATGGGAGCTGCTCCAACTGTACCAGGAATAAATGATAGGTTTTCTAACCCACTAAATCCT is from Blattabacterium cuenoti and encodes:
- the murG gene encoding undecaprenyldiphospho-muramoylpentapeptide beta-N-acetylglucosaminyltransferase, with the translated sequence MNHINHNIPPRIIIGSGGTGGHIYPGIAIANELKKKIPKIDILFIGSKNHMEMREIPRFGYSIEEICISGGINKFFSMSAWIVSMQLIYSLFLANKIIKKFSPDIVIGTGGFVSFPTLYAAKKNKIPILIQEQNSFPGLTNRIFSRYANKICIAYEQAKKYFPKEKTVVTGNPVRSEILQQLPSKEKACIHLGLKRTKPIILSIGGSQGSNSMNKAWIKGLKKIIEWDMQLIWQVGKLDFHKIKKDKISHHSNIIFMEFIENIPVYYAAADIIVSRAGALTISEICLVGKPYILIPFPGSSNDHQNKNAKILEEKKAALIIKNEEIEQKLVNSVIQLVNDHNMKEKMTRNILKLGKPQATNDIINEILQIIL
- the murC gene encoding UDP-N-acetylmuramate--L-alanine ligase; amino-acid sequence: MNLNKIDSFYFIGIGGIGMSSLARYFNTMGKTVYGHDKNKTFLTKELEKEGISINYHDSIETLPKWVLSQQCLIVYTSAIPSHHKQWMYLIKYGKNIKKRSQVLSLITENAICIAIGGTHGKTTTCTLLGHILYSVGMNVTAFLGGISENYQSNLILNRILNRKKIFLVEADEFDHSFLYLSPNIACLTSLDQDHVDTYPKKESLKKAYITFSKRVKKPYKKIFLCKEESFLSNHAIYYSVLKKENYYSNHLYMKENKWYFDFHTPIKTWKSLPLPIPGKHNLKNITAALSISDYLKIPEEKIRKALFLFKGIKRRYSIHYQSSKKIYIDDYAHHPTEINALIDTVRECFPNKKILGIFQPHLFSRTQFFEESFAKSLERLDTLILLDIYPAREFPINGINSSNLLKKIKMNSKEISTMPQVLEKVKKKCFDIIMTIGAGDIDTLIIPIKEWLCKRYGKINEK
- a CDS encoding cell division protein FtsQ/DivIB, which codes for MIPFFYFSQKTHKNRIVKKFNIVIDPLSENHFINEEIVKKILFYKTEEIEKKIGQLCILIMEKKLNNYPFIKKSEVFLSVDGTLNIRILQKEPILRIKNGNKEYYLTKDAENLELSSFFSPKVILAKGAFSKEEKKYLTNLIKFINSDELLKNQIISIKKNNENSFILIPKIGNHHIILGNIKDFKNKLNKLKAFYKQYLNKIDIDQYKRIDLQYKDQVVAKKR
- the ftsA gene encoding cell division protein FtsA, whose translation is MEYQDVAIGLDVGTTKIVAMVGRRNEYNKIEILGIGRSKSVGVHRGVVNNITQTIEAIREAVSEAEHSSGLKVKEVIVGIAGQHIRSLQHNDYITRSDFENVISQKDIQKLIDQVHKMVMQPGEEIIHVLPQEYKVDSQAEIGEPIGMYGSRLEANFHVVVGQISSIRNIGRCVKAAGLNLADMTLEPLASAEAVLSTEEREAGVALVDIGGGTTDIAIFKDNIIRHTAVIPFGGNVITENIKTDCLIIERQAELLKIKFGSAWPGENKETEIVCIPGLRGRDPKEISLKHLSQIIHLRVCEILEQVNVEIKNYGNEEQKKRLIAGLVMTGGGAQLQHIRPLTEYITGMDVRIGYSNEHIAGGENGIINNPEYATSIGLVIKGLNDKKKYLCKNPDMGHRYDENSEFISTKFYNKNRRLSYNYDEDHKNKKNKKKSKSFLEIWADKFRQILNDTE
- the ftsZ gene encoding cell division protein FtsZ, whose product is MKKEDFIKKENTQLELKKNRSASIKVIGVGGGGSNALSHMFEQGITGVDFIACNTDAQALNNNPVPIKIQLGASITEGLGAGADPEVGEKAALESLEEIKSILDSNTKMTFITAGMGGGTGTGAAPIIAGISKEKGILTVGIVTIPFHFEGKMRLQQAQKGIEALRKNVDSLIVINNDKLRELYGNLGFKAGFAKADEVLTTAAKGIAEVITHHYKQNIDLRDTRTVLKESGTAVMGSSIAVGENRAKEAVVQALDSPLLNDNKITGAKNVLLLIVSGKIEITIDEIGIISDYIQTEAGNNANIIMGIGEDDSLEEAISVTIVATGFPTEIQRAINHEEKKIFHRLEEPYEQRLNKIEEIHSYSKRIDPYFSKIDSSHLDYKSKKNDFSSNQKQNIFDQSINSNFFIEKKHKKYMLEDNFDLPISYNENEKILKKRIRKKENNTNQE
- the hisS gene encoding histidine--tRNA ligase, which gives rise to MTLNIPKGTRDFSSIEMNKRNYLIQTIRKQFELFGFNPIETPSIENIYTLIGKYGEEGDSLIFKLLHSGNFFKKNFLDFLKEIKNDKKTVNISKYFIEKISNKALRYDLTIPFVRYVVMHKNEIVFPFKRYQIQPVWRADKPQKGRFREFYQCDADIMSFSSSLWEEIELIQLCDEIFTKLNFPIILYINHRDILRGLVEMAGIKDHLWKDFTTSLDKWNKIGRDLVKKEMLHKGISSQSFDKVAYFIDIKENFDNKEKHLTVALQNSEKGKKGLRDLNFIYNNIKNISLQKTKLEWNLSLSRGMNYYTGTILEIVPFNNRNSISIGGGGRYDQLANSFGMNNTYGVGVSLGLDRIYLEMESENLFQTVYNYPSKVLFIHFGNEEVLYAYKIIKFLRKKGISTQLYPNADKIGKQFRYANDNNIPFAISIGKNEINKNKIKMKDLQKKTEKEYDNINDVVESINEKRKNYE
- the pnuC gene encoding nicotinamide riboside transporter PnuC, yielding MNDWIDILLSPYYHNSYSHTILEFTAVVFTISSVFFAQKNNVWVYPIGIISTIIYSYLTFEISLYGDFIINLYYTLMSFYGWYTWIYKKDNNKEIPITFCNKRDYLYTFILFLFTCVFSVMVYLFYGKLKSHSDWIDVLTTGIYFSGMYQMAMKKVENWIFWMVGNVISVPLYFFKGFVLTGILFFFLVLLSIMGFLIWKKRALNQIYS
- a CDS encoding 4'-phosphopantetheinyl transferase family protein; translated protein: MNLYTYYYHTIIMVFRWKHFLFLETMFLKKLFLSDKEKMFFLSLSKKRKIEFLGIRYALRYMGIKMNIFYNKKRKPFLFPEEKYISLSHSFEKIAVAISSYQIGIDIEKLREDKKIMKIKKKFIRDDESIFIHPNYEEDYLYIIWGIKESLYKLEGGIFYSFLDHYKVSPFSIKKDSCVSCWIIKNSYSKRFSAFYRKIEKHYLVYIIDK
- a CDS encoding Mrp/NBP35 family ATP-binding protein, giving the protein MKKKIEKALKNVIIIDNKNIIESGWVKKIDLLDNEIKIYLSLSNPAMHIKNKLIKDITHSIKNQNISDTISIKIEIKSDTNTKTKSIIKNIIAVASGKGGVGKSTIATNIAVTLVKMGFHVGLLDADIYGPSIPLMFNIENKSVNFQYKNGIMNPVTSYGVKILSIGFFSKYGQAIVWRGPMVTKVLRQFMHETNWGKLDFLIVDLPPGTGDIHLSLLQEIPLKGIVIVSTSQKIALSDVNRSVGMFRIESIYVPILGIIENMSYVLSKKEKCYFFGKNGVKDFSKKMNIFFLGEIPMLQKIREYSDLGTPVVLENEETRNIFMNITKNIINKLHGIT
- a CDS encoding purine-nucleoside phosphorylase, which gives rise to MSMTITLEKSKQYIQNKIKEKPDFGILLLGDQFDKLIEEIKNPICIFYEEIPLFSKKNLYGKFLFGKIGDKNVVLLIEHFYEENRINNFIIVQLCKNIGIDKLILINLSGGVNPNYKMGDVMLVKDHINFFPENPNIKEFIKNRCFEITEPYDKKMIEIAENIAMNHNIIIQKGVYVAYPYPNYKTHAEYAMIRSMGGDSVGMNMITDVITARCMNLRVFSISIIMGLYEQTKENNLLYQETEKSISLLILIIKEFIKLC
- the murB gene encoding UDP-N-acetylmuramate dehydrogenase; protein product: MFIKKNFSLKKFNTFGINVYARYFVEVKSIEDIQKIFDIYPYISKFFLGNGSNILFIKDYYPGIVIKMGMKGKKVIKENDDEAIVQAYAGENWDEFVNWTIKKGFSGLENLSFIPGTVGAAPIQNIGAYGTEVKDTLIKVQAYEIDNRKIREFTRKECQLTYRYSCFKHPYYRNKFLILSVFFILRKKYKQLNTSYVEIQKELENINVKTPTINDLIQAIFNIRQKKLPNPKKIGNAGSFFTNPIIGVLDFKKLKYQYPDITGYSISNQKIKLSANSLIENIGWKGKKIGNVGIYEKKPIILVNYGKASGMEIYSFSEKIMKNIKKKFGILLSREVNVIP